The Pleuronectes platessa chromosome 23, fPlePla1.1, whole genome shotgun sequence genome contains a region encoding:
- the slc7a8a gene encoding solute carrier family 7 member 8a — MTDGPRQRGSTAGSAKDAAGDNSSEGGVELKKSIGLVSACGIIVGNIIGSGIFVSPKGVLENASSVGVALIVWIITGVITAIGALCYAELGVTIPKSGGDYSYVKDIFGGLAGFLRLWIAVLVIYPTNQAVIALTFSNYVLQPLFPTCFPPESGLRLLAAVCLLLLTWVNCSSVRWATRVQDIFTAGKLLALALIIIMGIVQICKGDYYWLEPANAFEPFQEYDVGLIALAFLQGSFAYGGWNFLNYVTEELVDPYVNLPRAIFISIPLVTFVYVFANIAYVTAMSPQELLASNAVAVTFGEKLLGVMSWIMPISVALSTFGGVNGSLFTSSRLFFAGAREGHLPSLLAMIHVKRCTPIPALLFTCLSTLLMLCTSDMYTLINYVGFINYLFYGVTVAGQIVLRFTQPDMHRPIKISLIWPVIYLVFWAFLLIFSLYSEPLVCGIGLLIMLSGVPVYFLGVYWDKKPQCFHRLVDKMTYLGQKFCVVVYPAMSSSGSSGSGEEGEEMKEALAPLSKEDGDNHKSADC, encoded by the exons GTAACATCATCGGCTCGGGTATCTTCGTCAGTCCGAAGGGCGTGCTGGAGAACGCCAGCTCCGTGGGCGTGGCCCTGATCGTCTGGATCATCACCGGCGTCATCACCGCCATCGGGGCGCTGTGCTACGCCGAGCTGGGCGTCACCATCCCCAAGTCGGGAGGAGACTACTCCTACGTGAAGGACATCTTCGGAGGCCTGGCCGG GTTCCTGCGTCTGTGGATCGCCGTGCTGGTCATCTACCCGACCAACCAGGCTGTGATCGCGCTGACCTTCTCCAACTACGTCCTGCAGCCGCTGTTCCCCACCTGCTTCCCCCCGGAGAGCGGCCTGCGTCTGCTGGCTGCCGTCTGCCTCC TGCTGCTGACGTGGGTGAACTGCTCCAGTGTGCGATGGGCGACCCGGGTGCAGGACATCTTCACCGCCGGCAAGCTGCTGGCCCTcgccctcatcatcatcatgggcATCGTGCAGATCTGCAAGG GAGATTACTACTGGTTGGAGCCAGCCAACGCCTTCGAGCCCTTCCAGGAGTACGACGTGGGATTGATAGCCCTAGCCTTCCTACAAGGCTCCTTCGCCTACGGGGGCTGGAACTTCCTCAACTACGTCACGGAGGAGCTGGTGGACCCCTACGT GAACCTGCCCCGCGCCATCTTCATCTCCATCCCCCTCGTGACCTTCGTCTACGTCTTCGCCAACATCGCCTACGTCACGGCCATGAGTCCTCAGGAGCTGCTCGCCTCCAACGCAGTGGCTGTG ACGTTCGGTGAGAAGCTGCTGGGAGTCATGTCGTGGATCATGCCCATTTCTGTGGCTCTCTCCACCTTCGGGGGGGTCAACGGTTCCCTCTTCACATCTTCAAG gtTGTTCTTTGCCGGAGCCAGAGAGGGTCACCTCCCCAGCCTGCTGGCCATGATTCACGTGAAACGCTGCACTCCCATCCCGGCTCTGCTCTTCACC TGCCTGTCCACTCTACTCATGCTGTGCACCAGTGACATGTACACCCTCATCAACTACGTGGGCTTCATCAACTACCTCTTCTACGGAGTCACAGTCGCCGGGCAGATCGTCCTGCGCTTCACACAGCCCGACATGCACAGGCCGATCAAG ATCAGCCTGATTTGGCCGGTCATCTACCTCGTGTTCTGGGCCTTCCTGCTCATCTTCTCCCTGTACTCCGAGCCCCTGGTGTGCGGCATCGGCCTCCTCATCATGCTGTCCGGCGTGCCCGTCTACTTCCTGGGAGTCTACTGGGACAAGAAGCCACAGTGCTTCCATCGCCTTGTCG ACAAGATGACCTACCTGGGCCAGAAGTTTTGTGTGGTCGTGTATCCGGCCatgagcagcagcggcagcagcgggagcggagaggaaggagaggaaatgaAGGAAGCCCTTGCTCCTCTGTCCAAGGAGGACGGGGACAACCACAAGTCAGCGGACTgctag